TTGTGCAGATGGAAAGGGTAAAGGAAAAAACACATCACAAAGCTAATCACTGAGGATTTATTATGTTcactttttatttcatttgtgttGGTTACAGTTAAAACCATTTTGACCTGAAATTTCTATTCCTGTggttgaaagaaatattttagtCATAGTTGTTGTAGATTCAGTGGAGCAAGATGTCCATAACCACCAAGTTAACAGATTGTTTTGTTATAATGTCACACACCATTTTTAAAGGAACAGTGAGGATGATAGTTCACTTATCTAATCATAAAACCAGATTTGGACAGCTTTGTTTCTGGTCTTGCCATCTATAAAAATCTAATATCAGGTAATTTCTTTTTGTCAAAACAAAGACAACATGTAAATCCGTACTATGAAATGTGTTACAAATGTGGAAGCAAgaaaatgaaattatgatcaCATGTACGACAGTGAATAATGATGTAGACAACAAACATTTACATGGACAAGGCTAAGAGAAATGTCACCTGTAACAGTGTTCTGAATTTTCAGGGTTTGTTCATGAGTAGAGCTACAGGGCAGTCAAATGGGCGTAGAAACGGAATGCATTGTTTTGTTAAATATCGGAAACAGTCAGATCAGCAATTCAACATCATGGTTATTGAACGCCATATTTTCTTCCCTTGTCATCCCCGTTTACAATGTGAGGTTTTAACACAAGCACTAGATGTTTCAAGTGTATGTTTTGAAAGACAATTTGATCACTGTTTTGATGGTGGTCAGTTCTAAAACCGGATTGCCCAAATTTTAAGAGTGGGATGTGTACAGACTTTGTGCACTGTGTGCTTGCCCTTTCTGTCTTCTGTCCATGTTGTCTATTATGTCTTGAACTTAAGAGAGAAAGCTTTGTATCCAAAGTTAGTGCAGACATCTATCATGGCACTGCTGCCCCCAACACTGAGCACCTGGAAACAAGGGAGAGAGGTTAGGCCACATGTGTCCACTGACATTATGTCTGATGCTCCAGTCAGACTGGGAACAACACTGGGCACCTGGAAACAAGGGAGAGAGGTTAGATTAGGTGTGTCCATCTATAATGCGGTGGTAATGAATTCTTCaaaagtttgcaatgtttaggtcacagacaccttcgtttgttttctgccatagtcTAATcaaaattaggcttagaaactATTAAAcatggcatcttagaaaagaaatacagttcgttctaccaccatccatagtgtaataaagcacactttcgccctgatcTCGTGCTTTAAcaataatagttcagggcaaaagtgtGCATTATTACActacatggtggtagaatgaACTGTATTTATTAATCATGAAACATCATGCCAAAAGTATTATTTATCTTCGTAAAAATAGTTAATGTCTTGGTAAACAGAATTAGAAACTTGTTAAttgtgaataaatatgtttaggaTTATTTCAAAATCTTAGCAAAgtgtattattcaaaatttgagCCACAATATTTCAAAAGGGTTTTTTCCTGGCAATGATCATGATGGGTATCCTCAGCGTGAaaaaacacatccacaaacattACCTCAACATCTCCAtccacacaccaaaacactgacTCTGTACTCACCCACTTGCATTCATGTTAATAGACATTCTATGATATATGATCAAGAAAAGAAAGCAAAGGTTTTCACATTTGTCAGTAACCTCTGTTTCAAAGTCTCAGGTTGTGTTAACCATAACTTCTTTTAGAGGCTATCTATATTGGACAAATATTGAAAGATACTAATATATCATGGATCCACAACTTATTTTTACAGTGTCTGTTGTTTGCTTAATAACCTTGTTAAAACCTACACTACGATGTAATACAGAGgctgttcatccatatattgtcatcctcaGGTGTGTTATACAGAAAACCCTACAGTAagaaggggaataactctgtcTAAAAATCATCACATTAAgaattactggcaaacaagatGTTGGACCGGCATAGAGAGTGCGTTTACGAGAAGTAGGCTGTGCATGTCAGTGAGCAAACCTACtgggtttgtgaaaggtagagcagatgcATGTGCAGTGCATACCTATGAAATTGATTCCACACGTAGTTGTACACACCTTGCTCAAGTGGTTAGTGTAGCACTTGATCACAGACAACGGGGGACCCTTCGCTGACAATTGGTAAGTGGGCGGCACTCATACAAGGTAATACAGGTCAACTGTCAGTTccctcaacttatccttgtttgccagtagttaCTGAAGGAAAATACAAGCTTCTGACATAATCACTGATCTCGTCTCACCTTGTACTTGTCAGAGTTTTGGTTGATACTGACACTGAATACACTGGTTGGGGTACATGGCACCCCTTGCTTTAGTTCACCATTCAGGAACCAGTGGTTCACCATCGGCTGAGTTCCTCCCGATATCAGCTGAAACCACAACAAGCATTCTCACAAATTATCCCAATAAACTTaatagtttaagatgaagttaaaaGTGCCTTCCCATGATGAAGCTTGGTGATTaataagaaaatccagtgaccagttCTTGAGATGTATCGTGTTGACAAGATTGACACTCAggtgaacatgctgaaatcatcaAAGTGTCTCCTTCAAcattaagtgaaggtcaccaaaatctacTGGGCCttgcaccttccctagatgaagcttgatgttgaatgtgaagaaaattCAGAGAATGGTTCTTGAAGTATCTcactgacaagcttaacatgcagcttaacatgctgaaatcttcaaagtgtcaccatgaccttgaaaattaagtgaaggtcaccaaaatcgactgggcACCTTCCCTAGAATAagtttggtgttgaatatgaagaaaattctgGGAAAGGTTCTTGAGATACCTCACAGACAAGGGTAAAAGGTAaaaaagtccccttgtgaccttgaaatgaaggtaaaGGTCACCGAACCTGACTGAGACCTGTCTTTTACTatgatgaacctaggtaccaaatatgaaaagaatctagtgaatggttcttaagatattccaactCATATgtacggacagacagacggaaCCTAATACTACATACCCTGCTTCGCGCTTAACGCACGGTGGGGGATAACAAGCTTGTAGATACAATACCAATAAAAATGTAGATTTATACAGCCAGGGTATTGTCACTCACCCATGTCAAAACAATGTCAGCCATTGCGCTGACCACTGATGTGACCAGTGGTATCCAATACTTCCACAAAATACTATCACCAATCCTAAAAGAACCTATGATATGACTAGAGGTGTAATGGTACACTGTGCCATGGTTCAATACACATCGAGGTACACAGCTCTCAATATGGTATGGTTCAGTTcatttaaattaaaatttaATAGGATAAACGTTTTTTTGTGGAAAGGCACTGTTGGTTTGGTTAAAATTCTGAGAAGAAATCTCCTTGCATATGGGACCCAAACAACAGTCCCTTACACAATTGCAGTCATCCAATCGAATTAGCATGAATTGTTGAGAAATGATTGAAATTGTCGCTATATGAAGATGTCAATCAAATTGCATGGAATATTCCTATTGACATTCCAAAAGTAATGTGCGCGACGTGATAAGATGATATTTTCCATACAAAACCCAAACGTACCatattttcaaagtgaaatttggTGTaccaaacccaaaacaaaacagaacaaaataccTTAGCATACCGTTTCAGCCCTAGATATCATCTTTAGGAGAAACACAATCTGAGTTCAATTCAATCTATGGCgagtatttacaaaaaaaaaagaccCTAGGCATATGCACATTAGTTCAGTATGTATTCTGAATGGGACTTACTGTGTCATCATGGAATCGGGCGAAGGTCTGACAAACACCTGGTGTGTTGAATGTTGTGGTTGGCTGCAAGGACCTCATGTGCCACATCGCCAACTTCGGTCCACCACCACACACCTGGAAACCACATCAGATTTAGgggttaaaacatcatccttgtATCTACAACTAACACCCAGTAATCACACTGACAAGACCCTAGAATTAGAATGTGATCCAGTTCATATTAGCCATTGAGTGCATTGCATTTAACATCgttttaaacagtatttcagtacATCGTGCACCCATTAAGATGTGGGTGGAGAGTGATCATCAGCTTATAAGAAGCTTCAGTtgctgatgagtgagtgagtgagtgagtgagtgagtgagtgagtgagtgagtgagtgagtgagtgagtgagtgagtgagtgagtgagtgagtgagtgagtgagtcttacgccacactcagcctgaccaccagtcgcctcatacgacaaacatagtcacctctcatggcaagcatggtttgctgaaggcctattctaccacgggaccttcacaggtctccaATTCCGAAGGTACTAGTGGAACATTATACTCAGTACATAAATGAATATGGTCTCAATTCATTTTCATCAGCATCAAAGCTTTGGACATCATATATTTGGAAAAAGTTAATGACAGGAGTTAACacaggttgatgatgttgtcatggaaacttaCCATCCAGTCTTCTCCAGAGTCTAATGTCACACAGCCAAGCCATCTGCCCATCTCCGGTCGACTACACATCTACAACAAGTTAACATGGCGACAGTTAGTGACCATGGTCACTAACCATGGCAAAGTCTGTGACTACAGTTACACAAACTGTAGATCTGCATTTGACATTACTTCTGTCATGGTAACCGTGATGACAGGCACACACACCAGACCATTCCAGCAGACTACATGTGTACAACATGTAACTTTGGTAACGTACAAGATCTTCTTACCTCATGTTTGTAAGGTTCAAGTATGTGGACAGATTCACCAGGCGATCGCAGATctgaatattaaaaaaaaattcagCACAGGTGATTCATCAGCCATACTTTAGGACTTACATGATTCTCAGTTTTTTATTGTGTTCCAAGAATGTGTTTTTTATAATAATAACTTTACATTGATTAACATTTCAATATTACGAGTCACAAAAGCTAAAAGCGCTGAGTGTGATTTGAACTCAAATCCAGATATTGAGAGAGTGGGCTGACGACCTGCAATAGGAGTTCTGACCCTTTGTTCGTGTTTTTGCATATGCTGCTTAAAAAAAGGACCGAGAAGCAGTTACATCTTTGTCTTCCGCCATTGCTTTTGCTGGATTTCTCCAGAAAGGAATGACAAATATATAACAGGTTGTTTCTGAAATGTATAGGGGACTTACACACGACTTTGAAGACTGCTTTGGATTTACACGTGTCAGTCTGGTAAGATGGTCGGCTGACCTTCTCAACTCAATTTTCAGTCAGAACATCAAATGAATCAAGACTGCAGTAATTATAGACATTCAGTTGACATTTTAGATTAGTGAACTTGTAATAATGCATTAGAAATCTGTGCTGTCATTCATAGTAACCTTTTTCTTTGTGTATTCAACATTTCATGGCattgaatattttatgcttgtgAGTGTTCTATTTCACTGCTTTAAAGGGAATTCACAAATTCTTCAATGTACCAGTTGGACATGAATATTGACCTAGATCTTTCTATGCTTTGATCAATAATTCACGTCCCTCACATGTAACACTGCTTTGACCTGTAATTCACTTTACTCACGTGTGTAACACTGCCTTGATCAGTAATTCACATCCCTCAAATGTGTAACTCTGACCAGTACTTCACATCGCTCACATGTGTAACACTGCCTTGATCAGTAATTCAAGTCCACTGACTGTTTACCACTTTGATCAGTAATTCAAGTCCGTTGACTTTCTACCACTTTGATCAGTATTTGACTACCTTGCTTGAAACCATGACAGATGTAGGCTAGTGTatgtgcagtgcatgatgatgGAATCGATTCCACGCATAGCTGCACCCTTGCTCTTAACACTCTCACATGCTTCACCAATCACACAAACTTGAACCTGGGGCCCCTTCGCTCGCAATGGCAAGCACCAGTGGGCatcactcatacatatacatacgaGTCAATTGTCAGGGTGGTGCTCAACTTacccttgtttgccagtaatatACCTACCCCATATTCTGACAGATCCATCCTCTGATGCAGAGAGACATTCCCGAGCCTCGTTTTTCAGACACAAATGATGGACATAGTCTTCATGACCGCTTAGAGTTTGCTGCAACAAGAACATCACAAAGTCTAAAATATATGCCTTTTCCCCTCCAGCTATGAAGTTGTAAAAGATGTAATTTTGGCTGTGATTTGCAGAAATCATGGTGAGATTGAAAAGTCACTTCAGAAACATTACTGAGAAAATATGCTGTACTCCAAGCATGCAATAATTGCCAGTGTTTACAAATTTTAATCAACATGTTCTATAAATAATCAGTTGAGAGGAAacagtttgggttttttttttgtcatctTTGTGATACCTCCAGATTCCCGGTCTCCATGTCCCATACATGCACGTTGTTGTCACCACATCCTGCTATCAGCTTCTGACTGCCCTCCTGGACAACAACCAACATGCCTTGATTATGAAACAATGACTCAAAGCAGAGTTGAACACAACTAGCTCACCCACCTAACCCAGAGTGGAGATAAACCAAACTAACTACCCACCTCAACCAGAGAAGAGTTCAACCCATCTAACTCGCCCACTTCACACAAAGTAGAGTTGACCCCAACTAACTCACCCACCTGACCCAAAGTGGAGATGAACCCAAATACCTCACTTGAAGCAGATCTGAACCCAACCAGTGTTCTAAATACCTGCTTGCCACTAGCAAAAAAGGTGGCTGACCTTTGCTCGGGCCTGCATGGCTAGTGATGATTTAGGAACTGATTGTTTTCCCTGACAATCCTGACTTGCTAATTTTAGCAACAACATCATcctcaaaaacataaacaaatagtcAGATACAGGTTATTACAAATAACGATCTAAATCGTAAGTAGTAACACCATTGGTTAGTTCTGTAATGCTAGAGTATGACCCCTGTGATTCACCACTGGTTGAAAGCAAAACCCAGATGGCTATGGAGGCTTCTCCAACCCCAGGAATCTGAGAAAGTCAGAGATGATGAGCAGACAGATTTACATGCATATGAGGCAGAGGATGATGAGGCCTAAACAGTTCAAGTTTCTGACTGTGACAGCTACTATGGTAGTGAGGCAGAGGTTGGTGAGGCCCTGACTGTGACAGCTACTATGGTAGTGAGGCAGAGGATGATGAGGCCTAAACAGTTCAAGTTTCTGACTGTGACAGCTACTATGGTAGTGAGGCAGAGGTTGGTGAGGCCCTGACTGTGACAGCTACTATGGTAGTGAGGCAGAGGATGATGAGGCCTAAACAGTTCAAGTTTCTGACTGTGACAGCTACTATGGTAGTGAGGCAGAGGTTGGTGAGGCCTAAACAGTTCAAGTTTCTGACTGTGACAGCTACTATGGTAGTGAGGCAGAGGATGGTGAGGCCCAAACAGCTCAAGTTTCTGACTGTGACAGCTACTATGGTAGTGAGGCAGAGGATGGTGAGGCCTAAACAGTTCAAGTTTCTGACTGTGACAGCTACTATGGTAGTGAGGCAGAGGATGGTGAGGCCTAAACAGCTCAAGTTTCTGACTGTGACAGCTACTATGGTAGTGAGGCAGAGGATGGTGAGGCCTAAAGAGTTCAAGTTTCTGACTGTGACAGCTGCTATGGTAGTGAGGCAGAGGATGGCGAGGCCCTGACTGTGACAGCTACTATGGTAGTGAGGCAGAGGATGACGAGGCCTAAACAGTTCAAGTTTCTGACTATGACAGCTGCTATGGTAGTGAGGCAGAGGATGGTGAGGCCCAAACAGCTCAAGTTTCTGACTGTGAAAGCTACTATGGTAGTGAGGCAGAGGATGGTGAGGCCCAAACAGCTCAAGTTTCTGACTGTGACAGCTGCTATGGTAGTGAGGCAGAGGATGGTGAGGCCTAAACAGTTCAAGTTTCTGACTGTGACAGCTACTATGGTAGTGAGGCAGAGGATGGTGAGGCCCAAACAGCTCAAGTTTCTGACTGTGACAGCTACTATGGTAGTGAGGCAGAGGATGGTGAGGCCTAAACAGTTCAAGTTTCTGACTGTGACAGCTACTATGGTAGTGAGGCAGAGGATGGTGAGGCCTAAACAGTTCAAGTTTCTGACTGTGACAGCTGCTATGGTAGTGAGGCAGAGGATGGTGAGGCCCAAACAGCTCAAGTTTCTGACTGTGAAAGCTACTATGGTAGTGAGGCAGAGGATGGTGAGGCCCAAACAGCTCAAGTTTCTGATTGTGAAAGCTACTATGGTAGTGATGGCAACAGCTCAGATCCTTCCAGTGATGATGTCTTAAGTCCTAAAGATCATTTAACATGAAGATAATATGCCCCACCATGCGccgtgcacatttgtcttttcaggAGCAGATcttaaaactgttcaatatttcttcactaaACTTGGCACacagataggtctggtggtgtatcggtgccttttggtagtttcagaATTCTGAATTAAATAATTCTGGCAtttccatagcaacaaggtTTACTTTGTATGGCTATTCTTAGAGTCTGTCCCATCAATGTCAGAGGCTCAGAGTTAATAGTCTGAAACAATCaatttgtgaaatgaaagtTTGAACTGTTCTCATATGTTCTCTTTATTGTCTATCATGAATTACTCGAGCCAGTAAGGTGTCTGAACGGCCAGTGACATTTTTGGGTCACTAGCCCTGCTGGCTCATCCACCTCACCCAAAGCAGAGTTGAACCCAAATACCTCACCCATCAGACCCAACCCAGAGTTGAACCAAACTACCTCACCCAAATGACCTAAACCAGTGTTGAACCCAGCTACCACACAACTGAATCAAAGTGGAGTCGAacccaacactcactcactcactcacccattcattcACTCAGCCCTGACGACTACCCACCTGCTGGTCCATCACTATGGAGTTAACTTCTGGGTTGGTAAACACCCCTCTGAAATAAAGTAAGCACGTATAATTatcataataacaataatgatCAACAGAAAGCAAAGATATGCTCATGTCATGTATAAACATGACAGAGGAACCCAGTTATCATAATATAATCAGTAGTTGTCTAGATACTCTGCAAAATTCCATTTACATGAGATAGCGGTTTTCCCTTACGATAATAACAAAAATCGATGAaaagaaggattaaaaataCAGTCAGACCTTTATAAAAAatgttcggatagtgaaacattCATACTGCTGAAACCACAACATATGCACCAAGTTACTTCCCCTTAATATCTCTCCTTACTATTGATACATGaggaaatcaaaacaaaacatcagagACAATCACAGGATTTAATACACACTGTTTCACTCACACATTCGACTTACAAAAGTAGTCTTTAATGGTGGGCTGCTGCAAAGGTTGTTTTAAAGAATTGAGCATGCCCATTGCTTTATCTGCATTTTCGAAGTCACCCTGGCACTCGTAATACATAATATTACTGCAGTATGAATAATACCAGCATTAATCGGTTGAATACAGGATGTAGTGTTGGGTGGAAGGAAGTGTACTTTGACATTCGTCAGCTTCACAGGTTTGCAACTGTGGGTGGCTGTGTTGTTCACGAGAAGTATGACGCACGGCCATCTGACTTACACTGTCTATCAAAAAttctaagagtgagtgagtgagtgagtttggttttacgccgcttttagcaatattccagcaatatcacggcgggggacaccagaaaatgggcctcacacattgtacccatgtggggaatcgaacccgggtctccagcgtgacgagcgaacgctttaaccactaggctaccccaccgccccaaaagTTTGCAGAACATGTCACAGGTCATCCACGCCTTCATGTTTCTTAATTTGATAACGAAATTTGAAGCGGTAAAGCCAACCACAAGAATAACCAAAATCACTGATTCCTAATTTTGAACCCAATTCCAGGCCTGTCTCAGTTAACATGTGTTCATTTCTGTCATTTAAAGATAAAGTGCTTCCTCTAATTTGGCATGTTTAGCATTTCATTCCCTTATGAGAGATGGAGAATCTTCCGAAATATTTATCCACTTATCCTTACTTTTCCAAATATCCGAAAGAGTAGTTCTGCCAACAGAATGACCGAATTCTTCACCAAAATGTTTACTTAAAAAATTGAAACTGGCTTTTGGATTTCTTCTTTGTATAGGCAAATCTCTTTTTTTTGAGCATCAGTAATTTTGAAGCACTTACGCTTAGCAGGCTGGTTAGCCATAGTGAAAACGcattgctttgtgaaatgtttaCCCGTATTTCTAGTGGAATATTTTAACAACACATATTGACACTTCTCACTCAgtttatttggagtaaaaggtGTTAAAGGTTAACCACAAAACTGGACTGGTCAGGCTTTATGATGAAGGGATTAAAGGGACGAGTCACTGAGTCACTAAACAAGCAACATGTCACTTTGGGTGGACCAGTCAGCAGCGCGGTCAACTTCAATTGTTCAGATTAACGCAGCTGTTTACAACTTAATTCGTCCAATCCGTTCCGATTGACCTGGAAACTGAATTATTGGTCTGACAAGGTGTCGATTATGTAGAATATATAGGGGGGATGATTTGGTGTCCAGTGAGTAGCATTCGGAAGTTGGTGGATTTGGATTAATGAGGACCAGATTACCGCGGCCTGACAGTAATTAtcaattgtgaaaaaaaaccaaattgTATTAATCTTGATTTTGCTGTTTTAGTAcaacacacttgaatgaagtaaactagCCATTACATATTCACGATCAAACATGCACAACTGCGTAAAGCTATGCATATTGTATTGATAGTTTTGTATTCATCACTTCGTTACATATTACTGTAACCTGTCTATGAATAACTCTTAAAACTCATCAtattaaaaatgtatgtatttCGATTATAATTGATAATCGTTCACAAGTTGATAGTGGATTTTGTTTCCGAATCCCAAAACTATCATGagtgtctgtaaacaattggcAGTCCACAAACGTCCAGACAATCAAGAACATAGATTCATGCAAGTTGGGACATCATGACATGTGATTACTAAGTCTCCCAGCCTTACCACAGGAACTATTTACAAccgttgccatggaaatactTACCCAGCATTTCCCTGGGTAGATGGCAAGCTCTCATGTCACAGTACAAAGATGCTATTCTAGTCTTAGAGATATATCACAAATTATGACATGAAGACACTTGTGagaaatgaaaatgatattctACTTAATAACTAtaacattaaattttaaaaaaaaaacatttaacataACACAAATTGATATACCTACTTTTTGGGCAGAGAAAATGACCAGGTGATTTTAGGAGCCTGAAACGTACAACAATACATGACTCAATACATTACCGCAAATCTCAGgtttaagtgaatgagtgagtgagtttagttttacactgcactcagcaatattccagctatatgtcggtggtctgtaaataagtaagtcttgaccagacaatccagtgatcaacagcatgagcatcaatctgctcaACTGGGAGTCGATGatgtatgtcaaccaagtcagggagtctgaccagcagatcctgttagtcgcttcttacaacaagcatagtcaccttttatggtctCAGGTTTGAAGTACAAATGAAACATATTATTTGATTCATTTCATTTCCCCCATTATTTCATGAAGTAAAATCATAAACattaactttaaaaaatatctATATAAAAGAAAAGGTATCTGAGACCCACAAGGTATGCCCAGTCCCACAATACCTTATTCAAGATGTCCGCCCACCTCCATGCACATATATCTCCTTCCCCAGCACTAGGAAAAAAGAGAATTAGTAAGAAAACCTGGAAGTACAATACTGAGATTGGCAAAGACAGATTTGGACCAGTCATTCAAGTAGAAAACAATCAATCAACTATTAGATTTTCATCTGGCTACTTTTAAATAAATGCCTACGTACTAGCTCTGAAAGGCAATGTTCAATGTAAACTACACTAAGTCATATATAATACACCAGGCACACACCTAAACCCATGTCACTGAATCAAAACCCATGTCTCAGCTAGAGTTTCTTCCCTTTATCATTACAAAAAAGACACGACTCTGGATTAAACAAATGATTAACATTTAATGTTTGTAAAGCTTATAAAATGACCAATAGCAAGcacaacaatacatgtaaataaattcaaGGCATTGCAAAGTCTCTTGTTGTTGATTTTCCAGGAACATTGTACAATGTCACAGTCACACCAAAAAGTCCTTCATggtcatttgtgtgtgtgttacctTTTTCATCGAATTCTAGACATCGATGATTTTACCCGAGTGATATCTCGTCTCTGATTGACTCGAAATAGGTCACCAGACTTTCCAGATAATTCTTTGCCTCTGTCGAACTCGGTGGCACCGGTGCTGGATCActttcctcctcctcttcctgaCAATCGTCAGTTGGTTGAACTATGTCAATGATTTCACTGTCCGTGAGTGGCTCGCATGTTGTTTCACTGTCTTCTTCGCGACATATTCTTCTGCACTCACAACATCCGATGAAGGAAATTCATTCAGGATGAGTCTCAGTTCTGACAATGCAATGTCATCTTCATTCACAAAATCTGAATCACCATCATGAGATATTATGTCCACATGCCTGTAGCAGTTCCTAATTCTTTTCACACTGACTTCATCCCAACTGGTTTTCACAAAGAGAAGTGAATGTCTCAAAGTC
The window above is part of the Haliotis asinina isolate JCU_RB_2024 chromosome 1, JCU_Hal_asi_v2, whole genome shotgun sequence genome. Proteins encoded here:
- the LOC137295717 gene encoding THO complex subunit 6 homolog; amino-acid sequence: MYGGRNQNVNNMPTEDRGLSVRQFLHTTVFSQCYSPCGKYLVAANNYGQIAVFNLSSSLSPDADEASYNPVFTFKASEDGAVYCLSSTSNLLISAGEGDICAWRWADILNKAPKITWSFSLPKKGVFTNPEVNSIVMDQQEGSQKLIAGCGDNNVHVWDMETGNLEQTLSGHEDYVHHLCLKNEARECLSASEDGSVRIWDLRSPGESVHILEPYKHEMCSRPEMGRWLGCVTLDSGEDWMVCGGGPKLAMWHMRSLQPTTTFNTPGVCQTFARFHDDTLISGGTQPMVNHWFLNGELKQGVPCTPTSVFSVSINQNSDKYKVLSVGGSSAMIDVCTNFGYKAFSLKFKT